The proteins below come from a single Acinonyx jubatus isolate Ajub_Pintada_27869175 chromosome A1, VMU_Ajub_asm_v1.0, whole genome shotgun sequence genomic window:
- the LOC113600829 gene encoding LOW QUALITY PROTEIN: 40S ribosomal protein S6-like (The sequence of the model RefSeq protein was modified relative to this genomic sequence to represent the inferred CDS: inserted 2 bases in 1 codon), whose amino-acid sequence MISYHIPPLLLCFMYMGICLSLRRYAGASEAVGSLTTKLNISFPATGCQKLIEVDDERKLHTFYEKRMATEVAADALGEEWKGYVVRISGGNDKQGFPMKQGVXTHGRVRLLLSKGHSCYRPRRTGERKRKSARGCIVDANLSVLNLVIVKKGEKDIPGLTDITVPRRLGPKRASRIRKLFNLSKEDDVRQYVVRKPLNKEGKKPRSKAPKIQRLVTPPVLQHKRRRIALKKQRTKKNKEEAAEYAKLLAKRMKEAKEKRQEQIAKRRRLSSLRASTSKSESSQK is encoded by the exons ATGATCTCCTATCACATTCCCCCTCTTTTACTGTGTTTTATGTACATGGGAATCTGCTTATCCTTAAGAAGATATGCCGGCGCCTCGGAGGCGGTAGGCAGCCTCACCACGAAGCTGAACATCTCTTTCCCAGCTACTGGCTGCCAGAAACTCATTGAAGTGGACGATGAACGCAAACTTCATACCTTTTATGAGAAGCGAATGGCCACAGAAGTTGCTGCTGATGCTTTAGGGGAAGAATGGAAGGGTTACGTGGTACGAATCAGTGGTGGCAATGACAAACAAGGCTTCCCCATGAAGCAGGGTGT GACCCATGGCCGTGTCCGCCTACTGCTGAGTAAGGGGCATTCCTGCTACCGACCACGGAGGACTGGAGAAAGAAAGCGCAAATCTGCTCGGGGTTGCATTGTGGATGCCAATCTCAGTGTTCTCAACTTGGTCATTGTGAAAAAAGGGGAGAAGGATATTCCTGGACTCACTGATATTACTGTGCCTCGTCGCCTGGGGCCCAAGAGAGCTAGCAGAATCCGCAAGCTTTTCAATCTCTCAAAGGAAGATGATGTCCGCCAGTATGTTGTGAGAAAGCCCCTAAATAAAGAAGGTAAGAAACCTCGATCCAAAGCACCCAAGATACAGCGTCTTGTTACTCCACCTGTCCTCCAACACAAACGTCGGCGCATTGCTTTGAAGAAGCAGCGCAcgaagaaaaacaaggaagaggCTGCAGAATATGCTAAGCTTTTGGCCAAGAGAATGAAGGAGGCCAAAGAAAAGCGCCAGGAACAGATTGCCAAGAGACGGAGGCTGTCTTCTCTGAGAGCTTCTACCTCAAAGTCTGAGTCCAGTCAAAAATGA